The segment GAACAAAAATTGAAATCATAGAAACTTATCAGGACTGGGTTAAATTTGAACTGGCCAATGGTTTACAGGGCTGGACAGATAAAAGCTATCTCAAATTCCTTTAACCATAAGTATTTTCTATGTTAATTTAAAATTAAATGATTAGAACAGGCTTTTCTAATTGAGTTTATGTTCTATTTTTGCAAATTATGAAGAAAAATTTCGCCTTATTATTTCTATTCATCTTCCTGGGATTCATTGCGACTCCCACTGTGGTGACTTTAATAGATAAGGACGTGAACATTTCTTCAGCATTTACTGCCAATGAAGAAGAAAATTCTTCTAAAACAGGAATAACATTTGAATATAACATTCAGGATCCACATCCAGGTTATTCCAGTTTACATTTTCTTAAGGAACAAAGTGCATTTAATCATTACTACAAAGAAGGATATCGATTAATATTTCTTGATGTTCTTTCTCCACCACCCAAACAAGCTTAAACACTTCAGTTTTATTACCACGCGACTTTTGGTTGCTACTGTGACGTGATCTTTATAAAGATCCGGGAGGAGTTTCTATTTCAACTCGCAAGCCTGGTAATCTCTCAATTTTAGTAAAACAGTTTTCGGGACTTTCAAATGAGGTCCTGTAATAAATATTTGTATATGTTTAAGCACGTAAAAGCTGACTTGCCTGCAAGTTTGGTAGTATTTTTTGTTGCACTTCCTTTATGTCTTGGAATTGCACTCGCTAGTGGAGCACCACTTTTTTCAGGAATTATAGCAGGAATTATAGGAGGAATTGTAGTAGGTTCAATTTCCGGTTCTTCAATTGGAGTAAGTGGCCCCGCAGCCAGTCTTGCGGTAGTGGTGTTAACTGCAATTTCAGACCTTGGAAGCTATGAATTATTTCTTGTAGCAGTAGTCCTTGCGGGTCTTTTGCAAATCTTAATGGGATTTTTAAAGGCGGGAGTTATTGGTTATTTCTTTCCATCGTCTGTTATAAAAGGAATGTTATCTGCAATTGGAATCATCATTTTCTTAAAACAAATACCTCTTGCTTTGGGATATGAAGAGGGAGAAACACCGTTTGCATTCTTTGAAACCACAGGTTATGATCTTTTTAGAAGTCTTGGCCATATGATAGACGCCATAGCTCCGGGAGTAATTTTAATTACTGCAATTTCCCTTGCAATTTTATTAGTTTGGGATAAGGTGCTGGCAAAGAAGCACAAAATCTTTAAGCTCATTCCGGGGCCATTAGTTGCGGTAATTGTGGGAATTATATATCAGCTCTTTTTTAGTGGAGCAGGATCTGTTCTGGAAATTACCGGGAATAATTTGGTCTCTGTTCCGGTACCGGAAAATCCTTTGGATTTCTTCAACCAGTTTACCTTTCCCGACTTTAGTGAAATGGGAAACACTCAGGTTTACATTGTAGCCATAACGATTGCTATTGTAGCCAGTCTTGAAACCCTTCTAAGTGTGGAAGCAACAGATAAACTCGACCCTCATAAGAGAGTTACTCCCACTAACAGGGAACTTATCGCCCAGGGAGTTGGAAATACATTCTCGGGTTTAGTAGGAGGTTTGCCAATTACACAGGTTATCGTACGTAGTACTGCAAATGTGATGAACGGAGGTAGAACTAAATTATCTGCCATTATACATGGTTTTTTCCTTTTAATAAGTGTAATGTTTATTGCAGAATATCTTAATCTTATTCCTCTTGGGGTTCTTGCTGC is part of the Antarcticibacterium sp. 1MA-6-2 genome and harbors:
- a CDS encoding SulP family inorganic anion transporter, coding for MFKHVKADLPASLVVFFVALPLCLGIALASGAPLFSGIIAGIIGGIVVGSISGSSIGVSGPAASLAVVVLTAISDLGSYELFLVAVVLAGLLQILMGFLKAGVIGYFFPSSVIKGMLSAIGIIIFLKQIPLALGYEEGETPFAFFETTGYDLFRSLGHMIDAIAPGVILITAISLAILLVWDKVLAKKHKIFKLIPGPLVAVIVGIIYQLFFSGAGSVLEITGNNLVSVPVPENPLDFFNQFTFPDFSEMGNTQVYIVAITIAIVASLETLLSVEATDKLDPHKRVTPTNRELIAQGVGNTFSGLVGGLPITQVIVRSTANVMNGGRTKLSAIIHGFFLLISVMFIAEYLNLIPLGVLAAVLLIIGYKLANPKQFITMWKLGKSQFIPFTVTVVAIVATDLLVGILLGLAVGVITILINSYRNSHFLHIEDKSNGVHTIKMEFAEEVTFLNKAAIQRELYALPENTYLTLDVTKTKALDLDVLEILDDFSVTAEERNIKINLVSERGTIENPHSYREFFGINVLGAAH